One genomic window of Bacillus mycoides includes the following:
- a CDS encoding ABC transporter ATP-binding protein has product MSVSKRLFQYAMKVKGPIFAAMAMLFVFVIAELAGPFVAKTMIDEHIVGIERPWYETEKSEDAVSYNGAFYKRSDRLEEGEKKGKEVRVIQVGFQYYFVPNKITLEGSRSVKGDVLTVQSGKAVQVYKTKALTKEEVFAFYKPEINRLLLLGGGYFALLVVVSLFAYGKQFFLQKAANKIIQIMREDVFSHIQTLPIRYFDHLPAGKIVSRVTNDTEAIRDLYVTVLATFVSSIIYIIGIFAALFLLDVKLAALCLLIIPILIVWAIMYRKYASVYNHKMRSRLSDINGTVNESIQGMPIIQAFRQERETKKEFEELNGDYFKYQNKILNLNAATSHNLVSVLRNIAFTGVIWYFGGASLSASGIVSLGILYAFVDYLTRLFSPITNMVNQLANLEQSRVASERVFELLEEKGEAVEEERMPRLTGNVKFDNVSFSYNGKDEVLKNISFEAKQGETVALVGHTGSGKSSIMNVLFQFYEFQKGKLTIDGHDVTEMPKQATREHMGIVLQDPFLFSGTVASNVSLENEKISKDRIVKALRDVGAERFANNIDEKITEKGSTLSTGERQLISFARALAFDPAILILDEATSSIDTETEAMIQQALEVVKKGRTTFIIAHRLSTIKSADQIIVLDRGTILEKGSHDELMKKRGRYYDMYKTQMEGNQSA; this is encoded by the coding sequence ATGAGTGTTTCAAAACGATTGTTTCAATATGCGATGAAAGTGAAGGGGCCGATTTTTGCAGCGATGGCGATGCTATTTGTTTTTGTTATTGCAGAACTCGCGGGTCCTTTCGTCGCAAAAACGATGATTGATGAGCATATCGTTGGAATAGAGAGGCCTTGGTATGAAACAGAAAAGAGTGAGGATGCAGTTTCATATAATGGCGCCTTTTATAAGCGAAGTGATCGCCTTGAAGAAGGTGAGAAAAAAGGGAAAGAAGTCCGAGTGATTCAAGTTGGTTTTCAGTACTATTTTGTGCCGAATAAAATAACGCTTGAAGGAAGTCGTTCTGTTAAGGGTGATGTGCTTACAGTACAAAGTGGTAAGGCTGTGCAAGTGTATAAAACGAAAGCCTTAACGAAAGAAGAAGTATTTGCGTTTTATAAACCGGAAATAAATCGTTTACTATTACTTGGCGGTGGTTATTTCGCTTTATTAGTAGTCGTATCATTATTTGCATACGGAAAGCAGTTCTTCTTACAGAAGGCGGCAAACAAAATTATTCAAATTATGAGGGAAGACGTCTTTTCCCATATTCAAACGTTGCCAATTCGTTATTTCGATCATTTACCAGCAGGGAAAATTGTATCGCGTGTAACGAATGATACAGAAGCGATTCGTGATTTATATGTAACAGTGCTTGCGACATTCGTCTCTAGTATCATCTATATTATCGGGATTTTCGCTGCACTATTTTTACTTGATGTAAAACTGGCGGCACTATGCTTACTTATCATCCCAATTTTAATTGTTTGGGCGATTATGTATAGAAAGTATGCGTCTGTATACAATCATAAAATGCGTTCGCGTTTATCGGATATTAACGGAACAGTGAATGAATCGATTCAAGGGATGCCAATTATTCAAGCATTTCGTCAAGAGCGTGAAACGAAGAAGGAATTTGAAGAACTCAATGGCGATTATTTTAAATATCAAAATAAAATTTTAAATTTAAATGCAGCAACTTCGCATAATTTAGTGTCTGTATTAAGAAACATCGCTTTTACAGGTGTAATCTGGTATTTCGGTGGTGCTTCATTAAGCGCTTCGGGCATCGTTTCACTCGGGATACTATATGCTTTCGTCGATTATTTAACGAGATTATTCTCGCCAATTACGAATATGGTGAACCAACTTGCTAACTTAGAGCAATCGCGTGTTGCATCAGAGCGTGTCTTTGAATTGCTAGAGGAAAAAGGAGAAGCAGTAGAAGAAGAACGTATGCCTCGCTTAACCGGAAATGTGAAATTCGATAATGTTTCGTTTTCTTACAATGGAAAAGATGAAGTGTTAAAAAATATTTCTTTTGAAGCGAAACAAGGGGAGACAGTGGCACTTGTCGGCCATACTGGATCAGGAAAAAGTTCCATTATGAATGTGCTCTTTCAGTTTTATGAATTTCAAAAAGGGAAGCTTACGATTGATGGTCACGATGTAACAGAGATGCCGAAACAAGCAACACGTGAACATATGGGAATTGTATTGCAAGATCCGTTTTTATTTAGCGGGACAGTGGCATCCAATGTAAGCTTAGAAAATGAAAAAATTTCAAAAGATCGCATCGTAAAGGCATTACGTGATGTTGGTGCTGAAAGGTTTGCAAACAATATAGATGAAAAAATTACGGAGAAAGGAAGTACACTTTCAACCGGAGAACGTCAGCTTATATCGTTTGCTAGGGCACTTGCTTTTGATCCGGCGATTTTAATTTTAGATGAAGCGACTTCCAGCATTGATACAGAAACAGAAGCGATGATTCAACAAGCGCTAGAAGTTGTGAAAAAAGGACGAACGACGTTTATTATCGCTCATCGTCTTTCAACAATTAAAAGTGCTGATCAAATTATTGTGCTTGATAGAGGAACGATTTTGGAAAAAGGTTCCCATGATGAATTAATGAAAAAGCGTGGGCGCTATTACGATATGTACAAAACGCAAATGGAAGGAAACCAGAGCGCTTAA
- a CDS encoding amino acid ABC transporter substrate-binding protein encodes MKKLFSVLAVTTLAIGIVAGCGKEEKKDTASQDALQKIKQSGELVIGTEGTYPPFTFHDSKDKLTGFDVELAEEVAKRLGVKPVFKETQWDSLLAGVDAKRFDMVANEVGIREDRQKKYDFSSPYISSSAALVIAKDKDKPATFADVKGLKGAQSLTSNYADIAKKNGANIEGVEGFSQAAELLSSGRVDFTINDKLSVLNYLEMKKDAKIKIVDTEKEASQSGFLFRKGSDKLVQEVNKALEDMKKDGTYDKITKKWFGENVSK; translated from the coding sequence ATGAAAAAATTATTTTCAGTGCTTGCAGTAACTACATTAGCGATTGGGATTGTAGCGGGCTGCGGCAAAGAAGAGAAAAAAGATACAGCTAGTCAAGATGCGTTACAGAAGATAAAACAAAGCGGTGAGCTTGTAATTGGTACAGAAGGTACATATCCACCATTTACGTTCCACGATTCAAAGGATAAATTAACTGGATTTGACGTTGAATTAGCAGAAGAAGTTGCAAAACGTTTAGGTGTAAAACCTGTATTTAAAGAAACACAATGGGATAGTTTACTTGCAGGAGTAGATGCAAAACGTTTCGATATGGTTGCGAACGAAGTTGGTATTCGTGAAGATCGCCAAAAGAAATATGACTTCTCTAGTCCATATATTTCTTCTTCAGCAGCATTAGTTATCGCAAAAGATAAAGATAAGCCTGCTACATTTGCTGATGTAAAAGGATTAAAAGGAGCACAATCTTTAACGAGTAACTACGCAGATATCGCTAAGAAAAACGGTGCGAATATCGAGGGTGTAGAAGGATTTAGTCAAGCAGCAGAATTATTAAGTTCTGGCCGCGTTGATTTCACAATCAATGATAAATTATCAGTGTTAAACTATTTAGAAATGAAAAAAGATGCAAAAATTAAAATTGTAGATACAGAAAAAGAAGCATCACAAAGTGGATTCTTATTCCGTAAAGGTAGCGACAAACTTGTACAAGAAGTAAATAAAGCGTTAGAAGATATGAAAAAAGATGGTACGTACGACAAAATAACGAAAAAATGGTTCGGTGAAAATGTTTCTAAGTAG
- a CDS encoding amino acid ABC transporter permease, producing the protein MFLSSAVISDRLSTWIDIMQTSFSPMLKEAVFTTIPLTLITFIIGIILATLTALARISGSRILQWIARIYVSIIRGTPLLVQLFIIFYGLPTLNIEVEPYTAAIVGFSLNVGAYASEIIRASILSIPKGQWEAAYTIGMTYPQALKRVILPQATRVSIPPLSNTFISLLKDTSLASLILVTEMFRKAQEIAAMNYEFLIVYFEAGLIYWVICFLLSIVQQILEKRSERYTLK; encoded by the coding sequence ATGTTTCTAAGTAGTGCAGTGATCTCAGATCGATTGTCTACATGGATAGATATTATGCAGACTTCCTTCTCGCCTATGCTGAAGGAAGCTGTCTTTACGACAATTCCGTTAACGCTTATTACATTTATTATCGGTATTATACTTGCGACGTTAACAGCGCTCGCGCGTATTTCAGGTAGTCGTATTTTACAATGGATTGCTCGTATCTATGTATCTATCATTCGCGGAACGCCACTTCTTGTACAGTTATTTATTATTTTCTATGGTCTTCCAACTCTTAATATTGAGGTTGAGCCATATACAGCAGCAATTGTTGGTTTTTCATTAAATGTCGGTGCATATGCATCTGAAATTATTCGTGCTTCTATTCTTTCTATTCCGAAAGGACAGTGGGAAGCAGCTTATACAATTGGGATGACATATCCGCAAGCATTAAAACGTGTTATTTTACCGCAAGCAACGCGTGTATCTATTCCGCCGCTTTCGAATACATTTATTAGTTTATTGAAGGATACGTCATTAGCGTCGTTAATTTTAGTAACAGAAATGTTCCGAAAAGCGCAGGAAATTGCGGCAATGAACTATGAGTTTTTAATTGTTTATTTTGAAGCAGGTCTAATTTATTGGGTAATTTGCTTCTTATTATCTATCGTGCAACAAATATTAGAAAAACGTTCAGAACGTTATACTCTAAAATAA
- a CDS encoding amino acid ABC transporter ATP-binding protein yields the protein MISIQHLQKSFGDNTVLKHIDLSVEKGEVVVIIGPSGSGKTTFLRCLNVLETPNAGSIRIGNKELDFSQKVSKKDIVNLRTQTGMVFQHHNLFPHLTAIHNVMEGLVTVKKMGKEEAKKKANYFLEKVGLADKVDLYPFQLSGGQQQRVGIARALAMEPEVLLFDEPTSALDPELVQEVLKVMKELAKEGMTMVIVTHEMRFAHQIANRVIFMDGGVVVEQGTPEDVFTNPKEERTKKFLQMLQ from the coding sequence ATGATTTCAATTCAACATTTACAAAAAAGTTTCGGAGATAATACCGTACTAAAGCATATAGACTTATCAGTTGAGAAGGGTGAAGTAGTTGTTATTATCGGGCCATCTGGATCTGGTAAAACGACATTCTTACGTTGCCTCAACGTGTTAGAAACACCGAACGCTGGTAGCATTCGCATCGGTAATAAAGAGCTCGATTTCTCTCAAAAAGTATCGAAGAAAGATATTGTAAATCTTCGTACGCAAACAGGTATGGTATTCCAGCACCATAATCTATTCCCACATTTAACAGCAATTCACAATGTAATGGAAGGGCTCGTTACAGTGAAAAAGATGGGGAAAGAAGAAGCGAAGAAAAAAGCGAACTACTTCCTTGAAAAAGTTGGTCTTGCGGATAAAGTAGACTTATATCCGTTCCAATTATCAGGTGGACAACAACAGCGCGTTGGAATCGCTCGTGCGCTTGCGATGGAGCCGGAAGTATTACTATTTGATGAGCCAACGTCAGCACTTGATCCGGAGCTAGTTCAAGAAGTTTTAAAGGTTATGAAAGAACTTGCTAAAGAAGGAATGACGATGGTCATTGTAACGCATGAAATGCGCTTTGCTCATCAAATTGCGAACCGTGTTATTTTCATGGATGGCGGTGTCGTTGTCGAACAAGGTACACCGGAAGATGTATTTACAAATCCAAAAGAAGAACGAACGAAGAAGTTTTTACAAATGTTGCAGTAA
- the sasP gene encoding small acid-soluble spore protein, SasP family, with protein sequence MANQSSYNQLVVPGATAAIDQMKYEIAQEFGVQLGADSTARANGSVGGEITKRLVAMAEQSLGGFQK encoded by the coding sequence ATGGCAAACCAAAGTTCTTACAATCAATTAGTAGTACCAGGTGCAACAGCAGCAATCGATCAAATGAAGTACGAAATCGCTCAAGAATTTGGTGTACAATTAGGAGCAGATTCTACGGCTCGCGCTAACGGTTCTGTTGGTGGAGAAATTACAAAACGTCTAGTTGCAATGGCTGAGCAAAGCCTTGGCGGATTCCAAAAATAA
- a CDS encoding YheC/YheD family protein: protein MKEHIYTLSISDENPNSITLPYVFSITPPITSLSFGLRYITCESIKIHYSFTREIIIGEQIAAKLLLPHSSTIHAFIQNQTIVFGPLIGIFTTGFNDDSNSPLGNRSISLGELLTPPFTLQPFVFVFGIQHINWEEETIEGYFFQESKWVKNKVPLPNVIYDRLPNRQAENYKPIVRAKKRLESDYAIPWFNPGFFNKWEVHQLLMKDDSIKPFLPNTEVFQHFEQVERLLGTYKYIYMKPIHGSFGRNIHQILYSQTDNCYYCRYRENEQNKLRKYQSLEALLNHVLKGHDLKKFIVQQGISLLRFEGQHVDFRIHTNKNHFGNWVVSAIVAKIAGKGSLTTHVNSGGDTKLLQELFPDSTKQVQIENKLKQTALQISYALDQQVTGNIGEIGFDIGLDTAENPWLFEANSKPGRTVFQDEKLKEQSELTRQLFYEYAIYLTEHSLCGPKEKTSQIQSNTAPNTGNIPSPMINSQIQIQKLPPHS from the coding sequence TTGAAAGAGCACATATATACATTAAGTATTTCAGATGAGAATCCAAATAGTATTACTTTACCTTACGTTTTTTCTATTACACCACCAATTACATCCCTTTCCTTTGGCTTACGTTATATTACATGTGAGAGTATTAAAATTCATTATTCATTCACTCGAGAAATCATTATTGGAGAACAAATTGCAGCTAAACTTTTACTACCGCATTCATCAACAATCCATGCCTTCATACAAAATCAAACCATTGTTTTCGGTCCATTAATCGGGATTTTCACAACTGGCTTTAACGATGATTCTAATTCTCCTTTAGGGAATCGTTCCATCTCTCTCGGCGAGTTACTAACACCACCATTCACATTGCAGCCCTTTGTATTTGTCTTTGGCATTCAACATATAAACTGGGAAGAGGAAACAATTGAAGGGTACTTCTTTCAAGAAAGCAAATGGGTAAAAAACAAAGTCCCTTTACCAAATGTCATTTACGACCGTTTACCAAATCGGCAAGCAGAAAATTACAAACCTATCGTAAGAGCAAAAAAACGTTTAGAAAGCGACTATGCGATTCCGTGGTTTAATCCGGGATTTTTCAATAAATGGGAAGTGCATCAACTTTTAATGAAAGATGATTCAATTAAACCATTCTTACCAAATACAGAAGTATTTCAACATTTTGAACAAGTAGAACGACTTCTCGGTACGTATAAGTACATTTATATGAAACCAATACACGGTAGCTTCGGAAGAAATATTCATCAAATACTCTATTCTCAAACTGATAATTGCTACTATTGTCGTTATCGTGAAAATGAACAAAATAAACTAAGAAAGTATCAATCATTAGAAGCACTTCTTAACCATGTGTTAAAAGGACATGATTTAAAAAAGTTTATCGTACAACAAGGTATCTCACTGCTCCGCTTCGAAGGGCAACACGTCGATTTTCGCATTCATACCAATAAAAATCATTTTGGTAATTGGGTCGTCAGTGCAATCGTCGCAAAAATCGCCGGCAAAGGTAGCTTAACAACTCATGTAAATAGCGGTGGTGATACGAAATTACTTCAGGAACTGTTTCCTGATTCAACAAAGCAAGTTCAAATTGAAAATAAACTAAAACAAACAGCCTTACAAATCAGTTATGCACTCGACCAACAAGTAACCGGAAACATTGGAGAAATTGGTTTTGACATTGGTTTAGACACCGCGGAAAATCCGTGGCTATTTGAAGCAAATTCTAAACCGGGGCGAACTGTATTCCAAGATGAAAAGTTAAAAGAACAAAGTGAACTTACGCGCCAATTATTTTATGAATATGCCATCTATTTAACTGAACATTCTTTGTGCGGTCCGAAAGAAAAAACATCTCAAATCCAATCGAATACTGCACCTAACACCGGAAATATTCCGTCCCCTATGATTAACTCACAAATACAAATACAAAAACTTCCACCTCACTCATAA
- a CDS encoding YheC/YheD family protein, with protein MVLGLLTSKFHHEQMYYTEIAKRARLYHNVVAQFTPFSIDSKTDLVSGLIYDTDTGNWIDQTFPIPSYIYDRCHFKEDKAFQQAKSIIHSLRKRSSTTFLNNTLINPSDLHNLFLTNKRLSPYIPKIKKGTVQGIFKLLLETRDIVIRPINIHSNESLYRVTYKHKTFHIDTINEQHCTSTKFKRTDDFISWCKSNVHSSHYMIHPMLQPPNQLSYPIHIRTIMQKNKEQNWEVLGQFIQKSSFPAQFLLSVTERSMLHPFSKIKYLLSSTGVQLLKDALHDVVNEVFKTLDQSYSSLFELELSTIMDQKGAIWLMYVNTMPSYEVYTRYNDELAEQIFHGPLKFSRFTP; from the coding sequence TTGGTTCTTGGTCTTTTAACTTCTAAATTTCATCACGAGCAAATGTATTACACCGAAATCGCTAAGCGAGCTCGTCTTTATCATAACGTCGTTGCCCAATTCACACCGTTTAGCATTGATTCAAAGACAGATCTTGTTTCTGGTCTTATTTACGATACAGATACAGGAAATTGGATAGATCAAACCTTTCCCATTCCTTCATATATATATGATCGCTGTCATTTCAAGGAGGATAAAGCATTCCAACAAGCAAAATCGATTATTCATTCATTACGCAAACGTTCCTCGACTACTTTTTTAAATAACACTCTTATTAATCCAAGTGATTTACACAATCTTTTTCTTACTAATAAACGTCTTTCTCCTTACATTCCAAAAATAAAAAAAGGAACGGTCCAAGGAATTTTCAAATTACTACTAGAAACAAGAGATATTGTTATACGTCCTATCAATATACACTCTAATGAAAGTTTATATCGAGTCACTTACAAACATAAAACATTTCATATCGATACAATAAATGAACAGCATTGTACTTCTACTAAGTTCAAACGGACAGATGACTTTATATCATGGTGCAAATCGAACGTACACTCATCCCATTATATGATCCATCCAATGTTACAACCTCCAAATCAACTATCATATCCAATTCATATTCGAACCATTATGCAAAAAAACAAAGAACAGAATTGGGAAGTACTCGGTCAATTCATACAAAAGTCTTCATTCCCAGCGCAATTTTTACTTTCAGTAACAGAGCGGTCCATGTTACATCCATTTTCCAAAATTAAATATTTGCTTTCTTCAACTGGTGTTCAATTATTGAAAGATGCTTTACATGATGTTGTAAATGAAGTGTTTAAAACACTCGATCAGTCCTATTCGTCATTATTTGAATTAGAGCTTTCTACCATTATGGATCAAAAAGGTGCCATTTGGCTTATGTACGTCAATACGATGCCGTCTTACGAAGTTTATACTAGGTACAACGACGAACTCGCTGAACAAATTTTTCATGGTCCATTAAAGTTTAGCCGATTTACACCATAA
- a CDS encoding DUF445 domain-containing protein, producing the protein MIMMNIWLNMLTTTGLGAIIGGYTNHLAIKMLFRPHRPIYIGKFQVPFTPGLIPKRRDELAVQLGKMVVEHLLTPEGIGKKLTNEEFQASLIRWAQVEVDKVITNEQSLRDMLEKWNLEHVEEEAIGKIEHVITEKIHAFLAEYYTYTWEQALPHSVHEKIENTIPNVASFILKRGISFFESEEGKARLSKMIDDFFASRGTLLNLVGMFLGNVSLVDRVQPEVIKFLGQDGTERLLTDVLQKEWEKLKGRDVQELETFVEKEMIVSSILSAVKVEETVSKFLNQSVQKVCEPVRETVIEKVVPSAVTKGLKWGTENVESILNNLHLAEIVQQEVSTFSTERLEDLVLSITKNELKMITYLGALLGGMIGLMQGLLLLFLR; encoded by the coding sequence TTGATTATGATGAATATATGGTTGAATATGTTAACAACGACAGGACTCGGGGCGATTATTGGAGGGTACACGAATCATTTAGCAATAAAAATGTTATTCCGTCCTCATCGTCCGATTTATATTGGGAAGTTTCAAGTTCCATTTACGCCAGGGTTAATTCCGAAGCGCCGCGATGAGCTTGCTGTTCAATTAGGGAAAATGGTTGTAGAACATTTGTTAACACCAGAAGGAATCGGAAAGAAATTAACAAATGAAGAGTTTCAAGCTAGTTTAATTCGCTGGGCACAAGTGGAAGTTGATAAAGTAATTACGAATGAACAGTCGTTACGGGATATGTTAGAAAAATGGAATTTAGAACATGTAGAAGAAGAGGCGATCGGGAAAATCGAACATGTTATTACAGAAAAAATTCATGCATTTTTAGCAGAGTACTATACATATACATGGGAACAGGCTTTACCTCATTCTGTTCATGAAAAAATAGAGAATACGATTCCGAATGTAGCATCTTTTATTTTGAAAAGAGGAATTAGCTTTTTTGAAAGTGAAGAAGGAAAGGCACGCCTTTCAAAAATGATTGACGACTTTTTCGCTTCTCGCGGGACACTACTTAATTTAGTCGGTATGTTTTTAGGGAATGTAAGTTTAGTGGATCGTGTGCAGCCGGAAGTAATTAAGTTTTTAGGACAAGATGGAACAGAGCGGCTTTTAACTGATGTACTGCAAAAAGAGTGGGAAAAGTTAAAAGGAAGAGACGTACAAGAATTAGAAACGTTTGTAGAGAAAGAAATGATTGTGAGCTCCATATTGTCAGCTGTTAAAGTAGAGGAAACGGTGAGTAAATTTTTAAACCAATCTGTGCAGAAAGTATGTGAACCAGTTCGAGAAACGGTTATTGAAAAAGTAGTTCCAAGCGCAGTAACGAAAGGCTTGAAGTGGGGAACAGAAAATGTAGAGAGCATACTAAACAATCTACATCTTGCAGAAATTGTCCAGCAAGAAGTATCTACATTTTCAACAGAGAGACTAGAAGATCTCGTATTGTCCATTACAAAAAATGAGTTGAAAATGATTACGTATTTAGGTGCATTATTAGGCGGAATGATTGGACTTATGCAAGGGTTGTTACTTCTGTTCCTTAGGTAA
- a CDS encoding YlbF/YmcA family competence regulator, whose product MTKNIHDVAYELQKAIAENEDFQTLKASYAAVQGDAESKNLFEEFRTMQLGLQQKMMQGQEITEEDNQKAQEVVARIQQDAKITKLMETEQRLNIVITDVNKIIMKPLEDLYNAQQQA is encoded by the coding sequence ATGACAAAAAACATTCATGATGTTGCATATGAATTACAAAAAGCAATTGCTGAAAACGAAGATTTCCAAACATTAAAAGCAAGCTACGCAGCAGTACAAGGAGATGCAGAGTCAAAGAACTTATTCGAAGAGTTCCGCACGATGCAACTTGGCCTACAACAAAAAATGATGCAAGGTCAAGAAATCACTGAAGAAGACAACCAAAAAGCACAAGAAGTTGTAGCTCGCATTCAACAAGATGCTAAAATCACAAAGTTAATGGAAACTGAGCAACGTTTAAACATCGTTATCACTGACGTTAACAAAATTATCATGAAGCCACTTGAAGATTTATATAACGCGCAACAACAAGCTTAA
- a CDS encoding tetratricopeptide repeat-containing glycosyltransferase family 2 protein: MENSITISLCMIVKDEEQTISKCLESVKSVVDEIIIVDTGSTDATKEIVKKYDAKVYDFQWIEDFSAARNFAFSKATKEYILWLDADDIIDTDDGKKLLQLKRTLDRSTDAVSMKYYLTFDIEGNPTHSLRRYRLVNRSKNFQWHGFVHEYLEVYGNLINSDVGVSHKKEKAYTNRNLKIYEKHLESGKEFSPRDVYYYANECKDHRLYDKAVNWYSRFLDEEKGWVEDNIQACLKRAECYFELGDLKKSIHSCLQSFMYDTPRGELCCHLGRVFLQQSEYAKAIYWYHAAIDGPRSKDSPFVREECHTWLPHIQLCICYDRIKEYEKAIYHNEQAAQFIPNNPSIEYNRKYFDGLFKK; encoded by the coding sequence ATGGAAAACTCCATTACTATTAGTTTATGCATGATTGTAAAAGATGAAGAACAGACTATATCAAAATGCTTAGAGTCGGTCAAAAGTGTTGTGGATGAAATTATTATTGTAGATACAGGTTCAACAGATGCTACAAAAGAGATTGTGAAGAAGTACGATGCGAAAGTTTATGATTTTCAATGGATTGAAGATTTTTCAGCGGCACGAAATTTTGCATTTTCTAAAGCTACAAAAGAATATATTCTTTGGTTAGACGCAGATGACATAATAGATACGGATGATGGAAAGAAATTGCTACAGTTAAAACGTACGTTAGATCGTAGTACGGATGCAGTATCTATGAAATATTATTTAACTTTTGATATAGAAGGAAATCCAACGCATTCTTTAAGGAGATATCGATTAGTCAACAGAAGTAAAAATTTTCAGTGGCATGGATTTGTTCATGAATATTTAGAGGTGTATGGAAATCTTATAAATAGTGATGTAGGGGTAAGTCATAAAAAAGAAAAAGCATATACTAATCGTAATTTGAAAATATATGAAAAACATCTTGAGAGTGGAAAAGAATTTAGTCCCCGTGATGTGTACTATTATGCAAATGAATGTAAGGATCACAGATTATATGATAAGGCTGTTAATTGGTATTCAAGGTTTTTAGATGAAGAAAAGGGTTGGGTTGAAGATAATATTCAAGCTTGTTTAAAAAGAGCCGAATGTTATTTTGAGTTGGGGGACTTGAAAAAATCTATCCATTCTTGTTTACAATCATTTATGTATGACACACCTAGAGGAGAACTTTGTTGCCACCTAGGACGTGTATTTTTGCAACAAAGTGAATATGCCAAAGCAATATATTGGTACCATGCAGCAATTGACGGACCGCGATCAAAAGATTCTCCATTTGTCCGGGAAGAGTGTCATACATGGTTGCCGCATATTCAACTATGTATTTGTTATGATCGAATAAAAGAATATGAAAAGGCAATTTATCACAACGAACAAGCTGCACAGTTCATACCTAATAATCCAAGTATTGAATATAATAGAAAATATTTTGATGGTTTATTTAAAAAATAG
- a CDS encoding glycosyltransferase codes for MLTSIIILTHNQLQYTKECIQSIRTYTVEQEYELIVVDNASTDGTVEWLQKQSDIILVENAENMGFPKGCNQGIKKAKGDNILLLNNDVVVTKNWLRNLIRCLYENEDTGAVGPVTNNAAYYTAIQTFYKDIQGMQNFATLYNQSDKNKWEERMKLIGFCMLIKKSVLDEVGVLDERFTPGNYEDDDLSLRIFEKGYKLYLCKDTFIHHYGSVSWREDSVNFSIVLHANNIKFYEKWGFYGESLYIHYDLLAIVDRFAPDQVNILHIGAGCGATLLEMKRRYPAVSIFGAEINEKAAALANRVGPTTSGEYDKLHEVFTDEKFQYILLSHPIEPSQLPHVIQSISQLLTPTGTFIMTKFNLDNYNALKNS; via the coding sequence ATGCTCACAAGTATAATTATATTAACTCATAATCAATTACAATACACAAAAGAATGCATCCAAAGTATTAGAACTTATACAGTGGAACAAGAGTATGAGTTAATAGTTGTGGACAATGCATCAACAGATGGTACTGTAGAATGGTTACAAAAACAATCGGATATTATACTAGTGGAAAATGCAGAAAATATGGGTTTTCCAAAGGGATGCAACCAGGGAATTAAAAAGGCAAAAGGTGATAATATTCTATTATTAAATAATGATGTGGTCGTAACTAAAAATTGGTTAAGAAACTTAATTCGGTGTTTGTATGAAAACGAAGATACTGGAGCTGTAGGACCCGTCACTAATAATGCTGCTTACTATACTGCTATACAAACCTTTTATAAGGATATTCAAGGGATGCAGAATTTTGCAACTTTATATAATCAAAGTGATAAAAATAAATGGGAAGAACGTATGAAATTAATAGGATTTTGTATGCTTATAAAAAAATCAGTGTTAGATGAAGTTGGAGTATTAGATGAACGATTTACACCAGGGAATTATGAAGATGATGATTTGTCGTTAAGAATTTTTGAAAAGGGATATAAATTGTATTTATGTAAAGATACATTTATTCATCACTATGGAAGTGTATCGTGGAGAGAAGACAGTGTTAACTTTTCCATAGTTTTACATGCGAATAATATAAAATTTTATGAAAAATGGGGATTTTATGGTGAAAGTTTATACATTCATTATGATTTACTAGCAATTGTAGATCGATTTGCGCCTGATCAAGTAAATATTCTTCATATAGGAGCTGGATGTGGTGCAACTTTATTAGAAATGAAAAGGCGTTACCCGGCAGTTTCCATATTCGGAGCAGAAATTAATGAAAAAGCGGCAGCTCTTGCAAATAGGGTAGGCCCTACAACTTCTGGTGAGTATGACAAGTTACATGAGGTGTTTACAGATGAAAAATTCCAGTACATTCTACTATCACATCCTATTGAGCCGTCGCAATTACCTCATGTCATACAATCTATTTCTCAGCTTTTAACTCCAACAGGAACTTTCATTATGACGAAATTCAATTTAGATAATTATAATGCATTAAAAAATTCATAA